The segment AACAGGGGGAGGATCACCGATGAAACCCGGGATGATGAGTTTGATGAATCGCCAAGCAGGCTTGACCCTCTGAAGTTTGACGATGTGAAGAGTATAACCCTCAGGAGATCAAAGCTTGTGAAATGGTTCATGGAGCCGTTCTTTGAGGACCTTGTGTCTGGGTGCTTTGTGCGGCTTGGGATTGGCAAGTCAAAATCAGGGACCCCTGATTACAGGCTATGCATAGTTAGAAACGTGGATGCGAATGACCCTGACCGGAAGTACAAGTTGGAGGGCTACACGACGTGCAAGTACCTCAATGTTGTGTGGGACAATGAGGCTAATGCTGCTCGGTGGCAGATGACTCAAGTATCAGACTCCTTTCCCAGTGAAGAGGAGTTCAAGAAGTGGCTACAAGTGGCTGAGAAGAATGGTGTGCGAGTACCGACTCGGCAGGAAGTATTGGAGAAGAAAGAAGCCATTCAACAGGCCTACAACTTTGTGTATTCAGCACGTACTGTACAGAAGATGCTAAAAGAGAAGAAATCAGCTATCAGACGTCCTATCAATGTTGCTGCTGAGAAGGATCGGTTGAGGAATGAGTTGGATATGGCCATTGCCAGGAGGGATGAAGCTGAAGCAGAAAGGATCCGTTCAAAGCTCAATCAGCTGCAGAAGATGTCGAAGCCAATATCAAATAATGAGAAGGCTGCCAAGTTGGAGGCGATGAACAAGAAGAACCGTGCTGAGAACTTCAAGAATGCATCAGAAATGAAGCCCGTTAACACGAGTTTGAAGGCTGGAGAGGCTGGTTATGATCCCTTTTCAAGGAGATGGACAAGATCAAGAAATTACTACGCAGCAAAGCCAGAAGGAGAGAGCGCTGAAGTCCCCAATGGGAACGATGGTAGCGCAGTAGCTGGCGATGAAGATACAAAGAACGGGCCGCGAGTTGGTTCAGCAGCCACTGCAGCGGCTCTAGTGGCAGCTGCTGATGCCGGTAAGCTGGTTGATACCAATGCACCTGTAGATCTGGGAACAGAATCAAACTTGCTACATAATTTTGAGCTCGGCATATCATTGGCCGGTCTGGAAGAATTCGGCGGTCCCAAGGGTCTCTTCGATGGTTACATGGCGAGGAAGCAGAAGATTGAAGCAACCATGGGTTACAAGGTCCCTGACAATGATGGAAGGAGGCATGCTCTAACTCTGACCGTCAGTGACTACAAAAGAAGACGGGGTTTACTCTGAACTTCTCAAGTTATCTGTGCCTCTGCCTGCTGTTCGATGGATTCATCTGCCTCTTTGGCCACAAGTTCATCAGCTGATCGGCACCATGCCATTGTGACTACTTGTCCAGATCAATTTGCATTTTAGCCTTGAGTGTATGTAACATGATGAGACAAGCAAGGTTACacattttcttttcataaaCAGGACCTGTATGCCTGAATTGTGTTGATGACAATTTCCGCATTAATATTTGTGGAGTGAGTCCTTCTgttatttagtttgttaccctTGTTGCTCTGCATAAAACATTTATGCAGCGGATATTGGGAGACTAGACTAAGAGGTACAAATATTCTATGTTGTATACTTATAtgccaaaaggaaaaaaaaaacatgtgtcaAGTTATGAAAGTTCCTAATGTTCCTTAATTAGTTCGGTCTAAATCATTATATCAATGTTGATTATCAGATTCTTATTTCTATACTACAAAATGTAAAAAAGAATAGCAATGGCCGTGATACTATAGCAAAATTTCTATTGGAAGAAGGCAAAGCTTGTGTTGAATAATAAAATCTTGTGTAAGATAAAGCTGAGCATCTGCTGCATTGCATCTCAGGAAGCTTCATAGGCTGGTCTACTCACGAAAGGCATACACAAAAAAGGCTTAATTAAACCTTCAGTACAAAAAGCTAATAAAGAACAACGCATATTTGTCTAGGCACTCCAAATTAGACACAAAAGCTTGGTAAATGTACACAGCAGGTCAGATTATTTATGCTTTGCAGTGCAAGATTCAAGATCCATGAGAAGCCTTATTCATCTCAGACTGAGCTGGTTCTCTGAATACATCCTTGTTTGCAATTATTACAGATATGGAAGCCTCAAGGTCAACAGATTACACAGACGTCAGTATGTTGAACTGGCACTAATCGTTCTTCGCTTTGATGAACTTCTTGATGATGCCCATCATCTCACTTCCAGGGAAACGTCCAAGGCAGCCCCTTGCAGCGGCAATCTCGTTGAATTCAAAGACAGAATCGCCACTGAAAGCTTTGCGCTGATCAGACTTGCGATCAGCTGCATCTATGTTTTCTGCCACATCTTCTCCAGATTTAACTGAAGGAAGCGGGAAATCGTCCAGGGGGAAGTTGATAACATTGTCCTCCCCCATAGCTCCTACGAAATCTCTAAGTCGGCACAATGCAAAAGGAACGGGTTCAAAACTGTGGTCACCGTACTCAACTGGAGTAGAGTGGTCTCCGGTGACACAAAGGAAATACTGGTATCTCCCAGACTTTTCAGCTTCCCACAGGAGCCTTGCAAGCTGAACGATAGCCCGATCAACAGCCTCTAGGCCTAGTACCTTAAGCTTGACAGCCTTATCATGACCGGCATCATCGATGGCCTGAATAAACGATATAAATGAAGCGATCAGCATCACACAGTTAAATATAAGTTCAGAAAGAACCAGAATTGTACTTTCACCTTTATGTGCAAGAACCCGAAGTCATATCCATTTTCCTTTCCAGATTTATATTCATCCTCTCCAGGCACAAAAACACGAGGTGGCGTATCCAGAGGAGCAGACAGTGCCTTGGCTATAGCTTTAGCTTTGGAAGTCAAGAGAGTTCGATAATCTCCAGTTGCTCCAGGTGCTTCAAGGATATCAATGCCCAGTGAGAGCCCCAGCCCAGCTATGATCTTTGTAGGAGCCACCATGCATGGTGCAAGTCCATGCTTGGTTTCGAAGGCAGGAACCTGACAGAGCCACATGACACTTCAACAAAAAGATTGAAAAGAGGTTTCAGTACTGTCTAGTTCCAGAACAGCAAGATATGCAAAACCTCACTTCTTTCTTAATTTTGTTTTGACAACCGAATATGTTTGCTGAAAGTAATTATCAGAAAATTGTACAAGCCAATGGAAAGTCTACCCAAAACTGCATTCCTAATTTCCTATAAGTACTACGATGGtcaaataaaaggaaaaaaaatcatttcttcTAACCATTTAATGCACTGATATTTCTTTCATATAGAATTATATAAGAAAGCTGTAACAAAACTAACAGAACAAGATGCCTTAAGCTTAAGTTGCTAAAACCTCAAAGGTCCCGATGCTTAAAATGAAAACTTAACAATCAGATATGGACTGTGCTTATCTTTATATTCTTCAACAACACAGTGCAGAGAAGGAAGAGCTCCGCGGGGAAGCAAAgtcttccttttccttttatttgCTAACCTCCAGAGAGCCTCAGAAATGAGAAATGGCAAACAAGGCTAATATTAAGTCATTTGTACTAACCTCAATCCGGATACCACAGCCTCGCAATAACACAACATTTGCAATGTTCTTCCCCTCGGCAGAGCGCTGTGCATTGATAGGATGGGACACCAGTATACGTGTAATCTCCTTAGAAAGCTCATTGACCACAGCTGCCGTGTTTTTAGCTTCTTCTGAATCATCCAAAGGTTCAGCCTTTAGATGCAAGCGGTTGTCCTTCAATGGATCAGTTCCAGAAATGTTCCCACTCAGCTTCGGTCCTTTCACAACCACACCACACCTGTGTTCAGTAGCATATCTGCAGAGCAGCAGTGTTAAGTTACTGCAATAAGCTAACAAGAAACAGCAAGAACATTTCGGTGCAATAGTGCCCATGAGGAACAGGACTGGATGTTGCACCTGACTCTCACTTCATATTCAGGAAACGATGGGAGCTTCAACCCATCCAATGCAGCACAGAGTATCGGGCCTTCCTCCTCAAAGTGTCGATCCGCCCTTCTGCTGACAATGATCCCCGTGCTTTCATCCAACGTAGCAAAGTTTGACTGCAAACAAGTTATGCTTGAAATTTAGCCACAAACTAATACATTCAACAGTCCCAATAATGCTTCTTTTCGTACCACACGGCTTCAAACTGCCATTCCATGATCTGAGCCATTACAGCATTACTGACTAAATTAACTTAGAAACACAGCACAAGTTCTGACAAAACTGAGCTCAACTTAGTATTGCCATTTCGAGAACACGCTATGATCTAAGCCACTTTTAACTAGTCATC is part of the Oryza glaberrima chromosome 12, OglaRS2, whole genome shotgun sequence genome and harbors:
- the LOC127757225 gene encoding uncharacterized protein LOC127757225, yielding MAARRSRVAFVLVDGIGDVSIPSLRGRTPLEAAAAPGLDAVAAAGVAGLMDPVEPGLACGSDTAHLSLLGYDPRVYYRGRGAFESMGAGLAMAPGDIAFKSNFATLDESTGIIVSRRADRHFEEEGPILCAALDGLKLPSFPEYEVRVRYATEHRCGVVVKGPKLSGNISGTDPLKDNRLHLKAEPLDDSEEAKNTAAVVNELSKEITRILVSHPINAQRSAEGKNIANVVLLRGCGIRIEVPAFETKHGLAPCMVAPTKIIAGLGLSLGIDILEAPGATGDYRTLLTSKAKAIAKALSAPLDTPPRVFVPGEDEYKSGKENGYDFGFLHIKAIDDAGHDKAVKLKVLGLEAVDRAIVQLARLLWEAEKSGRYQYFLCVTGDHSTPVEYGDHSFEPVPFALCRLRDFVGAMGEDNVINFPLDDFPLPSVKSGEDVAENIDAADRKSDQRKAFSGDSVFEFNEIAAARGCLGRFPGSEMMGIIKKFIKAKND
- the LOC127757224 gene encoding protein RTF1 homolog; the encoded protein is MPDNNNLEDLLLQAAGRTTGAGKGGGARGPSSGQGQRWSSQQQQRGRRGSSYSGGSGSDDDGGGGGDGGDSDDSDAAPTLSRKRPPSGSQVPLKKRHQPEKGGGRGGGGGVGWKEGDDDDDDDDDDELDEGRRSGDDSDSAPSVGSDLYKDEDDKEQLEKMSELDREMILAERGARIDDYKLKQLARASSSSSKADKSRRDSSPPPPLSRARSSARTDRSAAKSALDELRAKRMRQQDPEGYRNRFKDLIPQSGSPPRRRAGSPPSDGSNDGDNRGRITDETRDDEFDESPSRLDPLKFDDVKSITLRRSKLVKWFMEPFFEDLVSGCFVRLGIGKSKSGTPDYRLCIVRNVDANDPDRKYKLEGYTTCKYLNVVWDNEANAARWQMTQVSDSFPSEEEFKKWLQVAEKNGVRVPTRQEVLEKKEAIQQAYNFVYSARTVQKMLKEKKSAIRRPINVAAEKDRLRNELDMAIARRDEAEAERIRSKLNQLQKMSKPISNNEKAAKLEAMNKKNRAENFKNASEMKPVNTSLKAGEAGYDPFSRRWTRSRNYYAAKPEGESAEVPNGNDGSAVAGDEDTKNGPRVGSAATAAALVAAADAGKLVDTNAPVDLGTESNLLHNFELGISLAGLEEFGGPKGLFDGYMARKQKIEATMGYKVPDNDGRRHALTLTVSDYKRRRGLL